Proteins encoded together in one uncultured Desulfosarcina sp. window:
- a CDS encoding histidine triad nucleotide-binding protein, with translation MENDCLFCKIANGRMDTEFLYKNEQLVVFRDINPHAPVHLLIVPKRHIRSINDLAPEDGSILAEMILTAKEMARKENVDQSGYKLLFNVEKGGGQVIFHLHLHLIGGWH, from the coding sequence ATGGAAAATGATTGTCTTTTTTGCAAGATCGCCAATGGCCGGATGGACACCGAATTTCTTTATAAAAACGAGCAGCTGGTTGTTTTCAGGGATATCAACCCCCATGCGCCCGTGCACCTTTTGATCGTTCCCAAACGGCATATTCGCAGTATCAACGACCTTGCACCGGAAGACGGGAGCATCCTGGCCGAGATGATCCTGACGGCCAAAGAGATGGCCAGAAAAGAGAACGTCGACCAATCGGGCTACAAGCTGCTGTTCAACGTGGAAAAAGGCGGCGGGCAGGTGATTTTTCATTTGCACTTGCATCTGATAGGAGGATGGCATTGA